In the Enterobacter cloacae subsp. cloacae ATCC 13047 genome, GGAATTTTCCCCCGGATCCAGAATCCCATCAGAATCGGAATGACGATGATGGCCAGCGCGGCCGCGCCCGCCATGGAGTACGTTTTCGTGAATGCCAGCGGGCCAAACAGACGTCCTTCCTGACCTTCCAGGGTAAAGATAGGAATAAAGGACAGGGTGATGATCAGCAGGCTGATAAACAGTGCGGGTCCCACTTCAACGGAGGCATCGGTAATCACCTTCCAGCGGGTGGCGTTGTCAATCTGCTCACCCGGATGCTGATGATCCCACTCCTCAAGCCGCTTATGCGCATTCTCAATCATCACAATGGCGGCATCCACCATCGCACCGACGGCAATCGCTATCCCTCCCAGCGACATGATATTGGCGTTCAGTCCCTGGAAGTGCATGACGATAAAGGCGATACACAGACCAAGCGGCAGAGAGATAATCGCCACCAGGGCAGAACGTACGTGCCACAGGAACAGGGCACAGACGATGGCCACCACGATAAACTCTTCCAGAAGTTTGGAACTGAGGTTATCAATCGCCCGGTCGATGAGCTGGCTGCGATCGTAGGTGGTCACGATTTCAACGCCTTCCGGCAGGCTGGCCTTCAGCGTCTCAAGTTTATCCCTCACTGCCGTGATAACGTCGCGTGCATTTTTACCCGACCGCAGGATCACCACGCCGCCAGCGACTTCGCCCTGGCCGTTCAGCTCGGCAATACCACGCCGCATTTCAGGCCCGGTCTGCACGCGGGCAACATCCCGCAGATAAACCGGCACGCCGTTCTCGCCTGTTTTCAGGACGATGTTATTAAAATCATCAATGCTCTGAAGATAACCGCTGGCACGGACCATATACTCAGCTTCGGCCATTTCAACGGATGAGCCACCGGCCTCCTGGTTAGACGATTCAAGGGCCTGTTTCACTTCGGGCAGGCTGATACCATACTGAGACAATTTTACCGGATTGACCTGAATCTGGTACTGTTTCACCACGCCGCCAACCGAAGCGACCTCAGCCACGTTCGGGATGGTTTTCAGCTCAAATTTCAGGAACCAGTCCTGCAGAGAACGCAGTTCTGAAAGGTCGTGTTTTCCGCTGCGATCGACAAGGGCATATTCAAATATCCAGCCCACCCCCGTGGCGTCCGGACCGATTTCAGAACTCACACCGGCGGGCAGTTTTCCCTGTACCTGGTTCAGGTACTCCAGCACGCGGGAACGGGCCCAGTACAGATCGGTGCCGTCTTCAAAAATGACATACACATACGAATCACCGAACTGTGAAAAACCACGCACGGTTTTTGCGCCAGGCACGGACAGCATGGTGGTGGTAAGTGGATAGGTGACCTGGTTTTCTACAATCTGCGGGGCCTGGCCGGGATAGCTGGTTTTGATAATGACCTGCACATCTGACAGGTCAGGCAAGGCATCGACAGGCGTGTTAATAATCGTCCATGTGCCCCAGATGCTGAGAAACAGGGCCCCCATCATGACCAGGAAACGGTTGGCGACAGAGCGCCGGATAATCCATTCAATCATCGTCGTCTCCTCAGTGCCCTGAATGCATATTTACAGGCTGGTCAGACCATTGCTGGCATACTGCTTTCTGTTTTTTCAGGGTGGCGCATACGTTCCAGTGCGCCCGTAATATTGGCTTCAGAGTCAATGAGGAACAGGCCACTGACCACCACGGTATCGCCTTCATTCAGGCCGGAGCCGATGCCGGACTGTTGCTGTGACTCATGCAGAACGTGGATCTGTTTCGGCACAAACTTGCCTTCATCATCAACAGTAATCACGCGCTGTCTTTGCCGGTATCGATAACGGCCTGGCTTGGTATCAGCAGCATCTCCTTGGCTTCTGGTATTCAGTTTCAGATAGGCATTCATGCCCGGCTTGAGAAACTCATCCTTATTAGAAACCTGGAGACGGACCTGAAGCGTACGGGTTGTCTGATCCACGCTGGGAAGAATATTCCATTTTTCGACATGGAATGTTTTATCCGGATAAGCCGGTACCGAAATTTCAAACTGCGACGTATCTTTCAGCAGATAGGCGATAGATTCTGGCACTGCAGCGCTGATCCAGACCGGGTCCATTCCCTGAATCTGAGCCACCACCTTATCTTTCGAAATATTCATGCCGGTGCGCAGGTCAAATGCAGTAATGACACCATCAATAGGTGCTTTAATGGTAAAACGGGTCTGAATGCTCCGGGTAGAACGCAGTCTCTGAATATCCTCTTCCGGCATACCTGCCAGGCGAAGCCGTTCCAGAACGCCTTTAATTTGCGTGGAAGTACCACCGGTGCTGGATAACAGAAGGAATTCACTCTGTGCTTCCACCCAGTCCGGAATGGTAATATCGATAAGTGGCGTCCCCTTCTTCACATGATCGCCAATCGTCATGGGGTAGACTTTTTCGACAAACCCGTCAGAACGCGCCTGCACAATAACAAACTGATACTCGTTATAGCTGACATTAGCCGGGATTGTCTGAGAATAATTCAGCATTCCTCGCGTGACTTTTTGCGTTTTTAATCCCAGATTCTGAACCTGGGTTGGGTCGATACGGATCCCGCCACTGCTTTTATCGCCACTGTCATCAGCATATTTTGGCACCAGGTCCATATCCATAAAGGGCGATTTTCCGGGTTTATCAAATTTGGTATCCGGTTTCATTGGGTCATACCAGAAAAGCACCTTTCGTTCCGGTGCCTTTTGTTCTGTTTTTTCTGTCTTTTGTGCTGAGTTTACATACTGCCAGGCAGTAACCGATATCAGCCCCCCTGCTATGAGGCTGCTGATAATTATTGCAGCATATTTTATCTTTAAAGAAGCCATACAATTTTCCGCTAAAAAATCAAAACACCTGGCATATGCGCCTGACGGTTAACTCACACATATACCTATGTGAATGTACAGGCGCACAGGATGTAATCGCTCCGGACAGCCAATCAGGACTGCGTCACGTTAATGCTTTTGAGTAAGGAGATATTGCCCTGCTGAATAAACGAGAAATCGACATGGTTGCCTGTTTTCAGGGCATTAATAGCATCGTCTGCATTAACAAAAGTAAAGCGCATGGTCATTGCAGGCCAGCCCACCGCTGGAATTGCTTCATGCGAAATGGTGATTTTCTTAGTATTCATATCAATGTCTTTAACGACACCGGTGCCCTTGATAACTTGCTGTACCGAAGCATCACTGGCAGTATTCATATCGCCATGCTGATGTGTTTCAGCATGAAGACCGGCAGAAAACATGACAGAGAAGGCACCAAATAAAACGGCTTTAAGTGAATTACGCATTTTAATTTCCTGATTAATTAAATAAATTTACTCTACCCAACCGCCACCCAGCGCGGTAAACAGATTAATTTCGTTAACCTGCCGGGAATAGGTAAGATCGAGAATGGTTTGCTGGGTAGCGAAGAGGGAACGTTCTGCATCCAGCACTTCGATGTAACTGACAGCACCACTTGCATACAATCCTCTGGCACGCTGGAGAGTTATCTGAAGTGAATCAAGATAACGCTGCTGTGACTCAAGTTGCTGGCTAAGGCTGTCGCGCAGCGCAAGCGTGTCGGAAACATCCTTAAAGGCTGACTGAATTTTTTGTTCGTAATTAACCACCGACTGTTGCTGGCGAATTTCAGCCAGCTTCAGATTGGCTTTATTCCTGCCAGCATTAAATATAGGAATTTCAATTTTAGGGATAAAATTCCACATTCCACTTCCTGACGTAAACAGGCTGGACAGCTCCGTACTGCTTGCGGAAAGACCACTGGTCAGGGTAATTGAGGGGAAAAAGGCCGCTCGCGCTGCGCCAATATTGGCATCAGCCGCTTTCAGCTGATATTCCGCTTCCATAATATCCGGTCGCTGCAGCAAAATTTGTGAAGACAGATTTGGTGGCAATTTTACTGGGGCTATCTCCCCGCCTTTCATCCCTTTTTCTGACGGAAGTGCGCGGTACTGATGTAGCCCCCTGAAACACCAGACAGTAGCTGTATCTCCAGATAAGAGATAGGCTTGAATATATGTCTAACACTAACACCAATTTTGAGATGACCGGGATCCTGTTAGGGCAAGAAGTCCGTAAACGTAAAACTCCTCAGGAGAAGATCGCCATTATCCAGCAGACGATGGAGCCGGGTATGAATGTCTCCCATGTCGCCCGCCTGCATGGTATCCAGCCCAGCCTGCTGTTTAAGTGGAAGAAGCAATATCAGGAAGGCAGCCTCACCGCCGTTGCGGCTGGAGAGGAAGTCGTTCCTGCTTCTGAGCTTACTGCTGCTCTGAAGCAGGTCCGGGAGCTTCAGCGCCTTCTGGGCAAGAAGACGATGGAAGTTGAGATCCTGAAAGAAGCCGTGGAGTACGGTCAGTCGCGAAAATGGATAGCGCACGCGCCCTTGTTGCCAAAGGACGGGGAATAGCCATGGTCAGCCGGACCATGGGCGTGTCGCGTGCGCAACTGTCACTGCGGATTAACCGTTCTGCCGACTGGCAGGACAGGCGCTGTAACCGGCGTAATGAAGAAGCAGACGCAGAAATACTGTCGGCTATCCTCAACATTATCAGCGATATGCCGAGTTATGGTTATCGACGCGTGTGGGGCATCCTGCGCAAGCAACGTCGCACAGAGGGACAGCCACCTGTGAATGCCAAACGGCTTTACAGGATAATGAGCGAGCATAACCTGTTGTTGTTGCATCACAAACCAGAGCGACCGAAGCGTGAACATAAGGGCAAGATAGCGGTGGCAGAAAGCGATATGCGCTGGTGTTCAGATGGCTTCGAGTTCGGCTGCGACAACGGCGAAAAACTGCGGGTAACGTTCGCGCTGGACTGCTGCGACCGTGAGGCCATAGACTGGGCAGCAAGCACGGGAGGCTATGACAGTTCGACCGTGCAGGATGTGATGCTGAGGTCGGTGGAAAAGCGCTTCGGCGACAGGCTGCCCGACACAGCGGTGCAGTGGCTGACGGACAACGGTTCAGCATATACCGCGCATGAAACGCGGAGGTTCGCCAAAGAGCTGAATCTGGAGCCATGTACAACAGCGGTGAGCAGCCCGCAGAGCAATGGCATGGCCGAACGGTTCGTGAAGACGATGAAGGAAGACTATATCGCGTTCATGCCGAAACCGGATGTGAGAACAGCCCTGCGAAACCTTGCAGCGGCGTTCACGCATTACAATGAAAATCACCCGCATAGTGCGCTGGGATATCACTCTCCGAGAGAATACCGGCGGCAGCGGGCATCGTTAACTTAAGATACAAAAGCTGTCCGGAAATGGCGGGTCAAGATCACGGAAGTGCGCGGTACGTTCCCAGCACCAGTTGCAGGGCATTGTTTGCCTGAGCCAGATCGCCTTCTCGTTTGGCTATTTCGGCGCGGGTACTTTCGATTTGTCCTCGCGCCTGTTCAAGTGCCAGAACGTTCGTACTCCCGGTCACGAGCTGCTGCTCAACGAAAGCATAGGACTGTTGATAATTTTTCAGCGTTTCCCGCGCAATACGAAGTTGTTCGTACGCCAGTTGCTGGCTGAAATAGCTTTGTGAAACGTTGGATACCAGCAGGATGTGTACGGCCCGACGGGCTTCTTCGCTGGCAAAGTAGTTCTGGCGATCAGCATCACTCATGTTCTTAAGTTTGCCGAAAAAATCGAGCTCATAGCTGAGCTCCAGTCTCGCGTCGTACTCCTGTGTGGTCGGCTTGTCACCTTTCAGACCACCGCTGTATGTTATCCCGGATGAGGCATTCAGCTGGGGATAACGATCTGCATCCGTGACGTTGAACTGGGCTCGGGCCTCTTCAACCTTCAGGGCAGCCATTCTCAAATCACGGTTATTAGTCAGAGCTTCACCGATCAACCGGGTAACCTGGGGATCGACAAAAAAGTTACGCCAGCCCGTATCCTGATAGCCATTTACCGCTGGCGTCAGGCTGTTATGGGACAGTGAAAACTGCTGGGGTACCGGTGCTGCGGGCCGCTGATATTCAGGCGCAAGCGACACGCAGCCTGCCAGGATGAATATCGTGCTAATGCTGAGTAATTTTAATTTGAACATAACGCTTCTCGTCCAGGCAGACCTGGTAAATGGTTCAAATGAAGTCCAGAGTATTGATAGGGGTACTTTACCTAACGCTCTCTGTTTGCCGGGTGACAGGATAATGACAATGTTGTCATTTTTGCTGTAATCCGTTGATAACGATCGTGGGCGCAATAGAATGACATTAGCAGCCAGCCGGGGAGCAAGATGAAAATATTGATCGTCGAAGACGAAATTAAAACAGGTGAATATCTCAGCAAAGGGCTTACAGAGGCAGGGTTCGTAGTGGATCACGCTGATAATGGTCTTACCGGATATCATCTCGCCATGACAGCCGAGTATGATTTAGTCATTCTGGATATCATGCTACCTGATGTGAACGGCTGGGATATCATCCGCATGCTGCGCACTGCCGGAAAGGGTATGCCGGTCTTACTGCTGACAGCCCTCGGCACGATCGAACATAGGGTCAAAGGACTGGAACTGGGTGCGGACGATTATCTGGTTAAACCCTTTGCGTTTGCCGAACTGCTCGCCCGGGTGAGAACCCTTCTGAGGCGGGGAAACACGATGATCACGGAAAGCCAGTTTAAGGTGGCTGACCTCTCGATTGATCTCGTATCCAGAAAAGTCAGTCGCGCCGGAAACCGCATTGTGCTCACCAGTAAAGAGTTCAGCCTGCTGGAATTCTTCATTCGCCATCAGGGAGAGGTTCTTCCCCGCTCCCTGATTGCCTCTCAGGTCTGGGACATGAATTTTGACAGCGACACTAATGCGATCGATGTCGCAGTAAAGCGACTCCGCGCTAAAATAGACAACGATTACGAGACAAAGCTGATCCAGACAGTCCGGGGCGTGGGCTACATGCTGGAGGTCCCGGATGCATAGCAAACCTTCCAGACGCCCTTTCTCACTCGCTCTGCGGCTGACCTTTTTTATCAGCCTGTCCACGATACTGGCTTTTATCGCCTTCACCTGGTTTATGCTGCATTCTGTTGAAAATCATTTTGCCGAGCAGGATGTCAGCGATCTTCAACAAATCAGCACCACACTGAACCGTATACTGCAGTCCCCGGTGGATCCGGATGATAAAAAAATAAGCAAAATAAAGGAATCAATTGCCAGCTACCGCAACGTTGCCCTTTTGCTCCTCAATCCCAGGGGTGAAGTGCTCTTTAGCTCAGCTCAGGGGGCGGCACTACGCCCGGCAGTGAATTCAGCAGATTTTAGCGAGCACAGCCGCGCACGGGATGTCTTTCTCTGGACGGTGGAGGATCCTGCGGGACCGATGGATACCGGGTCCGAAATGAAGATGGAAACATACAGGATTATCGCCTCCTCTGGTCAGGCGATATTTCAGGGCAAACAGCAGAACTATGTCATGCTGACTGGCCTATCCATTAATTTCCATCTCCATTACCTCGATGCGCTGAAAAAGAACCTGATTGCGATTGCCGTCGTGATAAGCCTGTTGATTGTTCTGATCATTCGAATCGCTGTCCGTCAGGGGCACCTGCCCCTTCGTAATGTCAGCAATGCCATTAAAAACATCACCTCCGAGAATCTTGATGCGCGACTGGAACCGACACGCGTTCCCATTGAGCTGGAGCAACTGGTTATCTCGTTCAATCATATGATTGGAAAGATTGAGGATGTCTTTACCCGCCAGGCCAATTTCTCTGCCGATATCGCGCATGAGATCAGAACGCCCATCACCAATCTGGTGACGCAGACTGAAATCGCACTGAGTCAGGATCGAACACAGAGGGAACTTGAGGATGTCCTCTATTCCAGTCTTGAAGAGTATAACCGGATGACCAAAATGGTCAGCGATATGCTGTTCCTGGCACAGGCAGATAATAATCAGCTGATACCTGACAGGGTCATGTTTGACCTCAGAGCGGAAGTCATGAAAGTCTTCGAGTTTTTCGAAGCCTGGGCCGAAGAACGCAATATCACGCTCAAATTTAACGGGATGCCCTGCCTGGTTGAGGGAGATCCACAAATGTTCAGAAGGGCGATCAATAATCTGTTATCCAATGCCCTGCGTTATACCCCGGAGGGACAGGCAATCACCGTCTCAATAAGAGAGCAGGAGAGCTTTTTTGACCTTGTGATTGAAAATCCGGGGAAACCAATCCCTGAAGAGCATTTATCAAGGTTGTTTGACCGTTTTTATCGGGTGGATCCGTCCAGACAACGAAAAGGAGAAGGCAGCGGCATCGGCCTTGCGATTGTGAAGTCAATCGTGGAAGCACATCACGGAAGAGTGCAGGTGGAATCGGACGTACACTCAACGCGTTTTATCTTATCCGTGCCCAGACTGGAGAAAATGATTCCGGACACCCAGTGCTGGGAATAAAGATTTAAATGACAAAGATGTCATTAGCCTGTCATGCAGCAAACAGAAGCCATTCGATATAATTAGTGCAACTTATCAGGAAGGCTGGATTGCTTTATCAATATCCGGCGTCAGTGGACGCCAGGAAATGAATATCCAGTCCCCTCCCGGAGAAATAAACACTTCCGAAC is a window encoding:
- the silS gene encoding copper/silver sensor histidine kinase SilS gives rise to the protein MHSKPSRRPFSLALRLTFFISLSTILAFIAFTWFMLHSVENHFAEQDVSDLQQISTTLNRILQSPVDPDDKKISKIKESIASYRNVALLLLNPRGEVLFSSAQGAALRPAVNSADFSEHSRARDVFLWTVEDPAGPMDTGSEMKMETYRIIASSGQAIFQGKQQNYVMLTGLSINFHLHYLDALKKNLIAIAVVISLLIVLIIRIAVRQGHLPLRNVSNAIKNITSENLDARLEPTRVPIELEQLVISFNHMIGKIEDVFTRQANFSADIAHEIRTPITNLVTQTEIALSQDRTQRELEDVLYSSLEEYNRMTKMVSDMLFLAQADNNQLIPDRVMFDLRAEVMKVFEFFEAWAEERNITLKFNGMPCLVEGDPQMFRRAINNLLSNALRYTPEGQAITVSIREQESFFDLVIENPGKPIPEEHLSRLFDRFYRVDPSRQRKGEGSGIGLAIVKSIVEAHHGRVQVESDVHSTRFILSVPRLEKMIPDTQCWE
- a CDS encoding IS3 family transposase (programmed frameshift) — its product is MTGILLGQEVRKRKTPQEKIAIIQQTMEPGMNVSHVARLHGIQPSLLFKWKKQYQEGSLTAVAAGEEVVPASELTAALKQVRELQRLLGKKTMEVEILKEAVEYGQSPKMDSARALVAKGRGIAMVSRTMGVSRAQLSLRINRSADWQDRRCNRRNEEADAEILSAILNIISDMPSYGYRRVWGILRKQRRTEGQPPVNAKRLYRIMSEHNLLLLHHKPERPKREHKGKIAVAESDMRWCSDGFEFGCDNGEKLRVTFALDCCDREAIDWAASTGGYDSSTVQDVMLRSVEKRFGDRLPDTAVQWLTDNGSAYTAHETRRFAKELNLEPCTTAVSSPQSNGMAERFVKTMKEDYIAFMPKPDVRTALRNLAAAFTHYNENHPHSALGYHSPREYRRQRASLT
- the silR gene encoding copper/silver response regulator transcription factor SilR: MKILIVEDEIKTGEYLSKGLTEAGFVVDHADNGLTGYHLAMTAEYDLVILDIMLPDVNGWDIIRMLRTAGKGMPVLLLTALGTIEHRVKGLELGADDYLVKPFAFAELLARVRTLLRRGNTMITESQFKVADLSIDLVSRKVSRAGNRIVLTSKEFSLLEFFIRHQGEVLPRSLIASQVWDMNFDSDTNAIDVAVKRLRAKIDNDYETKLIQTVRGVGYMLEVPDA
- a CDS encoding efflux RND transporter periplasmic adaptor subunit — translated: MASLKIKYAAIIISSLIAGGLISVTAWQYVNSAQKTEKTEQKAPERKVLFWYDPMKPDTKFDKPGKSPFMDMDLVPKYADDSGDKSSGGIRIDPTQVQNLGLKTQKVTRGMLNYSQTIPANVSYNEYQFVIVQARSDGFVEKVYPMTIGDHVKKGTPLIDITIPDWVEAQSEFLLLSSTGGTSTQIKGVLERLRLAGMPEEDIQRLRSTRSIQTRFTIKAPIDGVITAFDLRTGMNISKDKVVAQIQGMDPVWISAAVPESIAYLLKDTSQFEISVPAYPDKTFHVEKWNILPSVDQTTRTLQVRLQVSNKDEFLKPGMNAYLKLNTRSQGDAADTKPGRYRYRQRQRVITVDDEGKFVPKQIHVLHESQQQSGIGSGLNEGDTVVVSGLFLIDSEANITGALERMRHPEKTESSMPAMV
- the cusF gene encoding cation efflux system protein CusF gives rise to the protein MRNSLKAVLFGAFSVMFSAGLHAETHQHGDMNTASDASVQQVIKGTGVVKDIDMNTKKITISHEAIPAVGWPAMTMRFTFVNADDAINALKTGNHVDFSFIQQGNISLLKSINVTQS